The genomic segment GCCCTCGACCATCTTGAGGCAGCCGATGACGGACACCGTGGCGAAGTCCGCCGACTTGGCGTAGTACGGCTTGGCCGAGCTGACCGTCTTCTGCGACCAGAACGACGGCCGGTCCGGGGAGTTGGAGAAGACGTACGCCTTCGAGCCCGCCGGCGCGGTGTACGGGGCGGCGTTGAGGATCGGTCCCCCGTCGCAGACCGCCGACATCTCGCTGGCGTACCGCGCGGTGATCGCGTCGTTGTTCGTGGGTCCGTCCGGCCCGGTCGACTCGGGCGCGTCCGCGCTGGGGGTCGCGGACGGACTGCTGTCCGGGCCGGGGGTGGCGCTGCCCGAGGCGACCGGCTGCGGGTCGTCCTCGTCGCCGTTGAAGGCGACGTAGGCGAGCCCGCCGCCGCAGCAGAGCAGCGTCAGCGTCACCGCACCGGCGGCGAGGCCGACGATCAGCCCCTTGCTCTTGCCGCCGCCGCCCTGGGGCGTGCCGGGCGCGTAGGGCGCGGCCGGCGGCGGGAAGCCGGCCTGCCCCGGGTACGAGACCGCGGGCTGCGGCGCCCCGTACGGCGCGCCGGAGGCCGGCTGCGATCCATAGGGTGCGCCGGAAGCGGGCTGGGCGCCGTAGGGCGCGCCGGAGGCCGGCTGCGAACCGTACGGGGCACCTGACGCCGGTGGCGAGCCGTAGGGCGCGCCGGAGGCCGGCTGGGCGCCGTACGGGGCGTTCGGGTCGGGCTGGTTGCCCCACGCTCCGGCGTTCGGGTCCGGATAGCCTCCGTAGGGAGGGTGATTGTCACTCATCTGAGGTTCTTCCACCTGTCGTCCGTGGTTCCGGCGATCAACCACTTCGCAGCGTAATGACGGCTGCAAATCCAGGATCGCCGACATTCGATCGGTCGTTCACCAGCCGTGCCGGGGTGGCTCCGGTGCGTGCCTCCGCGAATCCGGTCCCGGGCCGCCCACCAGGGGCGACGGTGCCGGGGAACGTTGCGCCGCAACGAATCGACCCGTCGGCAGCCGTTCCGTACCCGGCTTTCGGGTCGCTCAAAAATGTGACGTACGCAACACCAGGGCCCGCGTGGGCGACCCCTCACCGGGCGGCGGCGGACCACATCCCGGGACAGCCTTTAGTGAGTGCTGTCTATATTGACGTACGTCACAGGCGTGGACAGAATCCCAGCACCACCACCAGGACCCCTCCGGGAGGGCCCCATGATCCGTCCCCGCCTGCCGCTGATGCGGACCGCCACCAGACTCGCCGCGGTCGCCGCGGCCACCGCCGGCGTGCTGCTCGCGGTCACCGCACCCGCCGTCGCCGCCGCGCCCGCCGGGCGGTACGTCGCGCTCGGCGACTCCTACACCTCCGCGCCGCTCGTGCCCACCCAGGTCGACCTGAACTGCCTGCGCTCCAACCGCAACTATCCGTCCCTGGTCGCCGCGTCCGCCGGCTCGTCGTCGTTCGCCGACGTGAGCTGCTCCGGGGCCACCACCGAGGACATCCTGTCCGGCGGCGACGGTGCGCTGGGCATCGCGCTGCCGCCGCAGGTCAGCGCCGTCACCTCGGCCACCGCGCTGGTGACCGTCCAGATCGGCGGCAACGACATCGGCTTCGCCGGCATCATCGGCGACTGCGCCGAGGCGAGCGTGAGCAGCCCTCTCGGCTCGCCCTGCAAGGACCGGTTCACCGCGGGCGGCACCGACCAGTTGCGGGCCCGGATCGCCGCCACCGCGCCCAAGGTGACAGCGGTGTTGCGGGCGGTCCGCCAGGCCGCGCCGAACGCGCGCGTGGTGGTGCTCGGCTACCCGGCGATCCTGCCCGACAGCGGGTACGGCTGCTGGCCGGTGGTGCCGATCGCCTACCAGGACGTGCCGTACCTGCGTGGCGTCCAGAAGGCGCTCAACACGATGCTCGCCGACACCGCGGCGGCGGGCGGGGCGAGCTACGCCGACGTCTACACCCCGTCGATCGGCCGGGACGCGTGCAAGAGCAGCGGCACCCGCTGGGTGGAGGGACTGGTGCCGCAGAACTCCGCCGCGCCGTTCCACCCGAACGCCCGGGGCGAGCAGGGCATGGCCACCGCCCTGCTGGCGCACCTGAACTGAGCCCGCCCGCGTGAGCCGGTCCCACCCTCGGCGGGACCGGCTCACGTCCCGCGGCTCAGACCCGGGTGATGCGGACCGCGTCGGCGACCACGTACCCGGTCCCGGCGCTCCAGCGGCTCACCCCGACCTTGTCGCCCGTCCCGGCGGCGAGCGTGAACACGCCGAGCGAGACCCAGCGCCCGCCGCCGGTGCGCTGGTCGACCGTCACCGTCCGGTTGCCGGTCGTGGTGGCCACGAGGTACGGGGTGCGGTCGTTGTAGCCGCTGTCGGCCGGGTACCACACCGAGACCTCGTAGCTGCCGCTCGCGGGCAGGGTCGTCCGGAACCAGGCCACGTCGCTCGCAGGGGTCGGCGTGGCGAAGCGGTAGTCGGCGCCGTACCGCTGCCCGGAGTACGCCGACGTGCCCCACGCCGCGCCGGCGGTGAACCCGCCCGCCGTGCCGTTGTCCACTGTCACGCTCCACGGCGCGGGCGTCGCCGTGCCGGCCCGGAGGTCGAGGTAGTTGCGGTCGATCTTCATGGTCACGCCGCCCCACGTCTCGGTGACGTCGCCGGCGTACTGGTGCAGGCGCTGCTGGTCGGCGTAGCGGTCGTCGGCGCAGTACGTGCCCCCGTCGGTGTCCGCGACGCCGTTCCACCAGGCGATCCAGATCTGGTCCAGGCGCAGGTAGCGGGTGTCGTGGTACGCGCCGCAGACGTCGGTGATGCCGGACGAGCCGCTGGAGTACATGCCGGCGAGGTAGCCGCGCGTGTGCAGGCGCTCGACCCAGCCGGAGAGGAAGGAGAGCACGGCGGCGCGGCAGGAGGCGCTCGTCGGGTACTGCTCGATGTCGTTGTAGAGCGTGCTGCCCGCGCCGATGCCGAGCGCCGTCGCCGCCGCGACCGCGCTGTCCGCCGCGGTCCGGCCCTGCCCGCGCGCGGTGGCCGGGTCGGCGGACATCTTCGGCGTACGGGTGCCGCACGGCGCCTGGTAGCCCAGCTCGATCGGGATGAGCCGCCAGCCCTTACGGGTCTGGTCGGCCACCCAGGTCGCGGTCAGGTTGGGCTGGGCGCACGTGCGGCTGGCGCCGCTGATGTAGACGCCGACCGCGCGGTACGGCGACGCGGTCAGCCAGGCGTCCATCGCGGCCTG from the Micromonospora sp. WMMA1947 genome contains:
- a CDS encoding glycoside hydrolase domain-containing protein; translation: MRAIATALTLLAVVAAAAGPAPAVPARAGTPGTAEPAVAAAVGPQPGTYTGKGFDTCTAPSQAAMDAWLTASPYRAVGVYISGASRTCAQPNLTATWVADQTRKGWRLIPIELGYQAPCGTRTPKMSADPATARGQGRTAADSAVAAATALGIGAGSTLYNDIEQYPTSASCRAAVLSFLSGWVERLHTRGYLAGMYSSGSSGITDVCGAYHDTRYLRLDQIWIAWWNGVADTDGGTYCADDRYADQQRLHQYAGDVTETWGGVTMKIDRNYLDLRAGTATPAPWSVTVDNGTAGGFTAGAAWGTSAYSGQRYGADYRFATPTPASDVAWFRTTLPASGSYEVSVWYPADSGYNDRTPYLVATTTGNRTVTVDQRTGGGRWVSLGVFTLAAGTGDKVGVSRWSAGTGYVVADAVRITRV
- a CDS encoding SGNH/GDSL hydrolase family protein; protein product: MIRPRLPLMRTATRLAAVAAATAGVLLAVTAPAVAAAPAGRYVALGDSYTSAPLVPTQVDLNCLRSNRNYPSLVAASAGSSSFADVSCSGATTEDILSGGDGALGIALPPQVSAVTSATALVTVQIGGNDIGFAGIIGDCAEASVSSPLGSPCKDRFTAGGTDQLRARIAATAPKVTAVLRAVRQAAPNARVVVLGYPAILPDSGYGCWPVVPIAYQDVPYLRGVQKALNTMLADTAAAGGASYADVYTPSIGRDACKSSGTRWVEGLVPQNSAAPFHPNARGEQGMATALLAHLN